One window from the genome of Musa acuminata AAA Group cultivar baxijiao chromosome BXJ1-4, Cavendish_Baxijiao_AAA, whole genome shotgun sequence encodes:
- the LOC103983113 gene encoding ETO1-like protein 1, whose protein sequence is MRNLFLSDSFKETQLHALNPQSWLQVERGKLSKSSSYSPSSIESLVKVAEPPILALFKPVDYVDVLAQIHEELESCAPKKRSNLYLLQFLVFRGLGEVKLLQRSLHAAWKNAITVHEKLVYGSWLRYEKQGEEVISDLLASCGKCSQEFGLLDVASQIPIENVETNGECYDISQVSSTVFFRIRDEMISCERQKIAALSTPFNTMLNGSFTESHLEIIDLSENGISPAGMRAVSKFSSSGHLEDLSVEVSLEILVFANTFCCEKLKDACDRKLASVVSSRQDAVELMECAMEENTPVLAASCLQVLLHELPECLNDEQVIKIFLNANRQQRATMVGHASFSLYCLLSEVAMNIDPRSDVTAGFLEKLVESAFSTRQKQVAFHQLGCVRLLRKEYSEAEQHFNAAFAAGHVYSAAGLARLACIKGDKLSSYEKLSSVISSYQPLGWMYQERSLYSEGDRKWEDLDKATEFDPTLTYPYMYRAASLMRKQDAKLALAEINRVLGFKLSLECLELRFIFYLALEDYKAALCDVQAILTLSPEYRMFEGRVFASQLRTLVREHVDQWTTADCWLQLYDRWSSVDDIGSLSVIYQMLESDAAKGVLYFRQSLLLLRLNCPEAAMRSLQLARQYTATEHERLVYEGWILYDTGHCEEGLRKAEESISIQRSFEAFFLKAYALADSSLDPSCSATVVSLLEDALKCPSDRLRKGQALNNLGSVYVDCGKLDLAADCYISALKIQHTRAHQGLARVHFLKNDRKAAYEEMTKLIEKARNNASAYEKRSEYCEREHTKEDLQMVTKLDPLRVYPYRYRAAVLMDNHKEKEAIAELTRAIAFKADLHLLHLRAAFHEHIGDISSALRDCRAALSLDPNHQEMLELHKRVNSQEP, encoded by the exons ATGAGGAATCTCTTCCTCTCAGACTCGTTCAAAGAGACACAACTCCATGCCCTTAATCCCCAGTCATGGCTTCAGGTGGAGAGGGGCAAGCTCTCCAAATCCTCTTCATATTCCCCATCTTCCAT TGAATCTCTTGTCAAGGTTGCCGAACCGCCGATTCTTGCCTTATTTAAGCCTGTAGATTATGTGGATGTCTTAGCTCAGATCCATGAAGAGCTCGAGTCATGCGCACCCAAGAAAAGGTCAAACCTGTACTTGCTTCAGTTTCTGGTATTTCGAGGGCTTGGGGAGGTTAAATTGCTCCAAAGGAGCCTTCATGCTGCTTGGAAGAATGCTATCACCGTTCACGAGAAGCTCGTGTATGGTTCATGGCTAAGGTACGAGAAACAAGGGGAAGAGGTTATTTCGGACCTCCTTGCTTCGTGCGGGAAGTGCTCACAAGAATTTGGGCTTCTGGATGTTGCTTCTCAGATTCCTATTGAGAATGTTGAGACGAACGGTGAATGCTATGATATTTCACAAGTTTCTAGTACTGTATTCTTCCGCATAAGGGATGAGATGATTTCCTGTGAGAGACAAAAGATTGCAGCATTGTCTACTCCGTTCAATACCATGCTCAATGGGTCCTTCACAGAGTCACATCTTGAAATCATTGACTTGTCTGAGAATGGCATCTCACCAGCTGGCATGAGAGCAGTCTCTAAGTTCAGTAGCTCAGGGCATTTAGAAGATTTATCAGTTGAAGTTTCGTTGGAGATCTTGGTTTTTGCAAATACATTCTGCTGTGAGAAGCTTAAAGATGCTTGTGATAGGAAATTGGCATCAGTAGTTTCTTCACGCCAAGATGCTGTAGAACTTATGGAGTGTGCCATGGAAGAAAATACCCCTGTACTTGCTGCTTCATGCTTGCAAGTTCTCTTACATGAACTTCCCGAGTGTTTGAACGATGAACAAGTTATTAAGATCTTCTTGAATGCCAACAGGCAACAGAGGGCAACCATGGTTGGACATGCTTCATTTTCATTGTACTGTTTGCTAAGTGAAGTCGCGATGAACATTGATCCAAGGTCGGATGTCACAGCAGGTTTTCTAGAGAAGCTGGTGGAGTCGGCCTTCAGTACTAGGCAGAAGCAAGTCGCCTTTCACCAGCTTGGATGTGTCAGGCTGCTGAGAAAGGAGTACAGTGAAGCAGAACAGCATTTTAATGCTGCTTTTGCTGCTGGACACGTCTATTCCGCAGCTGGATTGGCTAGATTGGCTTGCATCAAGGGGGACAAGCTTTCTTCCTATGAGAAGCTTAGCTCCGTGATATCGTCCTATCAGCCACTTGGGTGGATGTATCAGGAGAGATCTTTGTATTCTGAAGGTGATAGGAAGTGGGAAGACCTTGATAAGGCAACAGAGTTTGACCCTACTCTTACTTACCCCTACATGTATCGAGCAGCATCTTTGATGAGAAAACAAGATGCCAAGCTTGCATTGGCAGAAATTAACCGAGTTCTGGGTTTCAAGCTGTCTTTAGAATGTCTAGAACTGCGATTTATTTTCTATCTGGCGCTGGAGGATTATAAAGCTGCACTTTGTGATGTCCAAGCAATTCTTACACTGTCCCCTGAGTACCGAATGTTTGAAGGACGTGTATTTGCTTCCCAATTGCGGACACTAGTTAGAGAACATGTGGACCAATGGACGACTGCTGATTGTTGGCTTCAACTGTATGATCGGTGGTCATCAGTTGATGATATAGGCTCCCTTTCAGTTATTTATCAGATGCTCGAGTCTGATGCTGCAAAAGGGGTGTTGTACTTTCGGCAGTCTTTGCTTCTCCTAAG GTTGAACTGCCCTGAGGCTGCAATGCGTAGCCTACAGCTAGCACGCCAATATACTGCAACTGAGCATGAACGTTTGGTTTACGAGGGTTGGATATTATATGATACTGGTCATTGTGAAGAAGGACTTCGTAAAGCTGAGGAGTCTATCTCTATTCAGAGGTCATTTGAGGCTTTCTTTTTGAAAGCGTATGCTTTGGCAGATTCAAGTCTCGATCCTTCATGTTCTGCCACTGTTGTTTCACTTCTTGAAGATGCACTAAAGTGCCCATCAGATAGGCTCCGAAAGGGGCAG GCACTGAACAACCTTGGAAGTGTATACGTTGACTGTGGGAAGTTAGATCTGGCAGCTGATTGTTACATCAGTGCCCTAAAAATCCAACACACCCGGGCCCATCAGGGCCTTGCTCGAGTCCATTTTCTTAAGAATGACAGAAAGGCTGCATATGAGGAAATGACTAAGTTAATAGAGAAGGCTAGGAACAATGCATCAGCATATGAAAAGAGGTCCGAGTACTGCGAGCGGGAACATACCAAGGAAGATTTGCAGATGGTGACAAAGTTGGACCCCTTGCGGGTTTATCCATATAGATATCGTGCAGCAG TGTTGATGGATAACcacaaagaaaaagaagcaaTAGCAGAGTTGACAAGGGCTATTGCTTTCAAGGCTGACCTTCACCTCCTACACCTCCGAGCGGCATTTCACGAACATATCGGGGACATATCCAGTGCACTTCGAGACTGCCGTGCTGCCCTCTCTTTAGACCCCAACCACCAGGAGATGCTCGAGCTCCACAAGCGCGTCAACAGCCAAGAACCATGA
- the LOC135672185 gene encoding sulfated surface glycoprotein 185-like, translating into MASTVSLLKATVYVRLCCYSVRAGSSSRNLRLLQPSLYRLKRLTPKPLSCSATHGPFSPEVPRAPPREWPLPPPDDVPGIDIPPEIVPPPQVDPPQPRTPEPTPGPDFPRPPIPSPPEPEIPVPPPDILPRQPPPEVLPPNPSEIEPPLSSSEVETPGTVMASLF; encoded by the coding sequence ATGGCGTCAACCGTCAGCCTTCTCAAGGCCACCGTTTACGTCCGTCTCTGCTGCTACTCGGTGAGAGCAGGAAGCAGCAGCAGAAACTTGCGGCTTCTACAGCCCTCTCTTTACCGTCTCAAACGGCTGACACCTAAACCACTCTCTTGCTCTGCGACGCACGGCCCGTTCTCGCCTGAGGTGCCGCGGGCTCCACCGCGGGAGTGGCCTCTGCCCCCTCCCGATGACGTGCCAGGTATCGACATCCCGCCGGAGATCGTACCGCCTCCTCAGGTCGACCCGCCACAGCCGAGGACTCCGGAACCAACACCTGGGCCGGACTTTCCACGGCCGCCCATCCCTTCCCCGCCTGAGCCTGAGATACCGGTGCCGCCCCCGGATATCTTGCCACGCCAACCTCCTCCCGAGGTCCTTCCGCCGAACCCTTCGGAGATCGAGCCGCCACTGTCGTCGTCGGAGGTCGAGACGCCCGGCACGGTCATGGCTTCTTTGTTCTGA